From Rutidosis leptorrhynchoides isolate AG116_Rl617_1_P2 chromosome 3, CSIRO_AGI_Rlap_v1, whole genome shotgun sequence, a single genomic window includes:
- the LOC139896624 gene encoding protein CURVATURE THYLAKOID 1A, chloroplastic: protein MPELCTLNPNLLSYPTSSYRTNSQFKFTLPLKPSSFPHQNSGLSCYRYVSVKAKASDEASTGANQYVKNEPDVVNHSPLESKTDDEISNGANRYVDEESDGVVTEDEAQTVENNGFGGFSLFKNEDDTAINDEFPQFDFLNKLKVEVDLEDSFSIALLGVGGIAALWLTVSVVGAIDRIPLFPKLLEVVGLGYTIWFSTRYLLFKKNRDELASKVEGIKQQVLGPKD, encoded by the exons ATGCCGGAATTATGCACTTTGAATCCAAATCTTCTATCATATCCTACTTCTTCTTACAGAACTAACTCTCAATTTAAATTCACTCTTCCTTTGAAACCCAGCTCATTTCCTCATCAAAATTCAG GATTAAGCTGTTATCGGTATGTATCTGTTAAAGCGAAAGCATCTGATGAAGCATCAACTGGTGCAAACCAATATGTCAAAAATGAACCCGATGTTGTCAACCACTCGCCTTTAGAATCGAAAACAGACGATGAAATATCAAATGGAGCAAATCGTTATGTGGACGAAGAATCTGATGGTGTTGTCACTGAAGACGAAGCTCAAACTGTGGAGAACAATGGGTTTGGAGGGTTTAGTTTATTTAAAAATGAAGATGATACTGCCATTAATGATGAATTCCCCCAATTTGATTTTCTGAATAAGCTCAAAGTTGAG GTGGATCTTGAAGATTCCTTTTCGATTGCTTTACTTGGTGTAGGCGGCATTGCAGCTCTGTGGTTAACCGTGTCCGTAGTTGGAGCCATTGATCGTATACCATTG TTTCCTAAGTTGTTAGAAGTGGTAGGTCTTGGCTATACTATCTGGTTCAGCACACGCTACTTGCTCTTTAAG AAAAATAGAGATGAATTGGCATCAAAGGTTGAAGGGATTAAACAACAAGTTCTAGGACCAAAGGATTGA